A DNA window from Iodobacter ciconiae contains the following coding sequences:
- a CDS encoding YidB family protein translates to MGLIDQLAGQLLGGKELPEGFAQSLSGLLEQQGGVSGLLEKFQSGGLSELVQSWVGTGDNLQVSSEQIQSVLGNEMVASVAEKLGIDPTDAAGKISEYLPQLVDKLTPNGEMPEGNNVLAAGLDMLKGKLFG, encoded by the coding sequence ATGGGACTTATAGATCAGCTGGCTGGGCAATTATTAGGTGGAAAAGAATTGCCGGAAGGCTTCGCGCAGTCCTTATCAGGCCTTCTGGAGCAGCAGGGTGGAGTTTCCGGTTTACTGGAAAAATTTCAGAGTGGTGGTTTATCCGAGCTGGTTCAGTCCTGGGTAGGAACTGGGGATAATTTACAGGTGAGCAGTGAGCAAATTCAGTCTGTGCTTGGAAACGAAATGGTAGCTTCGGTTGCAGAAAAGCTGGGAATTGATCCTACTGATGCCGCCGGAAAAATTTCTGAATATCTGCCTCAGCTGGTGGATAAACTTACACCTAATGGTGAAATGCCGGAAGGTAATAATGTTTTGGCGGCCGGACTTGATATGCTAAAGGGCAAGTTATTTGGCTAA
- a CDS encoding DUF2298 domain-containing protein: MTMIHLATSLALLWLHLAGLTLVLGHWLPYPIARASGVLLITLMMFFIEHFIGLGNLNSIWPITTILATSSLYLFKQEATGSRFKAAEIAFLFALAYGLIWKFIFPAIYPTSERVTDLYFMANYYSGSLLPPPDHWFAGHRFDFYYAFQHYGAALMGRLFGWDIGFAYNLAFVLLMALGLSLAWEFTTRFVSGHLHRLVLIIALALGGTGVSPFLNLFVSPASDTPVSWQANDQMWASARFIGSYDARVNTDLGQRLFPLLTPETKPAPDFEARDLPLENFGYQFFLGDYHPPLGGFFLLFLALTLIAWLEQKRGDQPEEILHARFAQGLLALTLPVMLITNTWITPMLAVLLFTWAGWRHYNKNPPDWSAIFTGGILGFLLIYPFLSGFASQAIGTPIRLVHSIDRTPVSRFILLLWPLFTLFALALTEKRQRPLALALVIAFTSMLLLGEFIFVDDPSAAKFERTNTTMKWWGWMWSGALLSTGAIALGSGRRWVRNTAAAVLLLTCSYAINTAQYIWHTPKGDLGKLAGTHWFSNDAPVKDTIRYLSQAPQGIVLENWLGDAYTNQTLFSLYSRQPSLLGWPNHVSLWHGAPQQVWLLNQQIKDFYSGVQSNPLAWLQQNKVQYVIWGRPESSSPAWQTINAAIAPGYDWRPFLETPEARIGLWVKRQK; the protein is encoded by the coding sequence ATGACGATGATTCACCTTGCCACCAGCCTTGCCTTGCTGTGGCTGCATCTGGCCGGGCTAACTTTAGTATTGGGCCACTGGCTGCCCTATCCGATAGCCAGAGCATCAGGCGTGCTCCTGATTACGCTTATGATGTTTTTTATTGAGCATTTTATAGGCCTGGGTAATCTAAATAGTATTTGGCCAATCACGACAATTCTTGCCACATCATCCCTTTATTTATTTAAACAAGAAGCCACAGGCAGCCGTTTTAAAGCGGCAGAAATTGCTTTTCTATTTGCACTGGCCTATGGGCTTATCTGGAAATTTATATTCCCGGCTATTTATCCTACATCCGAGCGTGTTACTGATCTTTATTTTATGGCCAATTATTATTCAGGCAGCCTTTTACCGCCGCCCGATCATTGGTTTGCAGGTCATCGCTTTGATTTTTACTATGCCTTTCAGCATTACGGTGCAGCGCTGATGGGGCGACTGTTTGGCTGGGATATTGGCTTTGCCTATAACCTCGCCTTTGTACTTCTAATGGCACTGGGCCTCAGCCTTGCCTGGGAGTTCACTACCCGCTTTGTTAGCGGCCACCTGCATCGCCTTGTCCTGATTATTGCCCTTGCTTTGGGAGGAACCGGCGTTTCACCCTTTTTAAATTTATTTGTTTCCCCCGCCAGTGATACCCCTGTCAGCTGGCAAGCCAATGATCAGATGTGGGCCAGTGCGCGTTTTATCGGCAGCTACGATGCACGGGTAAATACAGATCTTGGCCAGCGGCTTTTCCCCTTACTGACCCCAGAAACCAAGCCTGCACCAGATTTTGAAGCGCGCGATTTACCGCTGGAAAACTTTGGTTATCAGTTTTTCCTTGGCGATTATCATCCACCGCTGGGTGGCTTTTTTCTACTGTTTTTAGCACTGACACTGATTGCATGGCTGGAACAAAAACGCGGCGATCAGCCCGAAGAAATCCTCCATGCCCGCTTCGCCCAAGGCCTGCTGGCCCTTACGCTGCCGGTTATGCTGATCACCAATACCTGGATCACCCCCATGCTGGCCGTGCTGCTGTTTACATGGGCAGGCTGGCGGCATTACAACAAAAACCCGCCAGACTGGAGCGCCATTTTTACAGGCGGCATACTCGGATTTTTACTGATTTACCCTTTCCTCTCAGGCTTTGCCAGCCAGGCTATCGGCACGCCAATCCGTCTTGTGCACAGCATTGACCGAACACCGGTTAGCCGGTTTATATTACTACTCTGGCCGCTATTTACACTATTTGCCCTCGCCCTTACCGAAAAACGCCAGCGCCCGCTTGCCCTCGCCCTCGTCATTGCCTTTACCAGCATGCTGCTTCTGGGGGAATTTATCTTTGTTGACGACCCCAGTGCAGCTAAATTCGAGCGCACCAACACCACGATGAAATGGTGGGGCTGGATGTGGAGCGGAGCACTTCTGAGCACAGGTGCAATAGCTTTAGGATCAGGCAGACGCTGGGTACGCAATACCGCCGCCGCTGTTTTGCTACTGACCTGCAGCTATGCCATCAACACGGCACAATATATCTGGCATACGCCTAAGGGTGATCTGGGCAAGCTCGCTGGCACACATTGGTTTAGTAATGATGCACCGGTAAAAGACACCATCCGCTATCTAAGCCAGGCCCCCCAGGGCATCGTGCTGGAAAACTGGCTGGGCGATGCTTATACCAATCAAACATTATTCTCGCTGTATTCGCGGCAACCTTCTTTGCTCGGCTGGCCTAATCATGTCAGCTTGTGGCACGGCGCACCTCAGCAAGTCTGGCTGCTTAATCAGCAAATTAAAGATTTCTATTCAGGCGTGCAAAGCAATCCGCTCGCCTGGCTGCAACAAAACAAAGTGCAGTACGTGATCTGGGGCAGGCCTGAAAGTTCGTCGCCTGCCTGGCAAACAATTAATGCGGCCATTGCCCCTGGATATGACTGGCGGCCGTTCCTGGAAACACCCGAAGCCCGCATAGGGCTTTGGGTTAAGCGACAAAAATAA
- a CDS encoding LysR substrate-binding domain-containing protein — MLDRQDGIYLYASPSYLASAGEPLQPADLSLYECLGFRTVKAWTLNCPTTQTDMQIEVGGRFQLNSVGMMRRLATLDLGIVLTTEAMVADELASGRLQRVLPLWQGVPVPVYAITETRLLPAKTQRFIEFLRERLGQG; from the coding sequence ATGCTTGACCGGCAAGACGGTATCTACCTGTATGCCTCGCCTAGTTACTTGGCCAGCGCGGGCGAACCGCTGCAGCCCGCCGACTTGTCACTGTACGAGTGCCTAGGTTTCAGGACCGTAAAAGCTTGGACGCTGAACTGCCCAACAACTCAAACCGACATGCAAATTGAAGTTGGTGGCCGATTTCAGCTTAACAGCGTGGGCATGATGCGACGACTGGCCACACTGGATCTGGGCATTGTGTTAACGACCGAGGCCATGGTGGCGGACGAATTGGCTAGTGGGCGCTTACAAAGGGTTCTTCCCCTCTGGCAAGGTGTACCCGTACCCGTCTACGCTATTACCGAAACTAGGCTGTTACCCGCAAAGACGCAGCGCTTCATCGAGTTCCTGCGAGAACGGCTGGGGCAGGGATAA
- the rstA gene encoding two-component system response regulator RstA translates to MNHRILFVEDDAELAELIGSYLRSFEFNIEVLPDGSSLVEAVRDNPPSLVLLDIMLPGKDGLTLCRELREFWTGPVILLTSLNSDMNQILGFEIGATDYVVKTTPPSVLLARIRAHLRKTAGGTPIVSNTAPAPDRSTLNFGQLLVDLRNRTASYRGEALGLSTGDFDLLWALASQAGDILSRDHLLKVLRGIEYDGMDRSIDVAISRLRKKLDDDPNEPRKIKTIRHKGYLFATDIWWQE, encoded by the coding sequence ATGAATCACCGCATTCTTTTTGTTGAAGATGATGCTGAACTGGCGGAACTGATTGGTAGTTATTTACGCTCGTTTGAATTTAATATTGAAGTATTGCCCGACGGCAGTAGCCTGGTTGAAGCAGTACGTGATAATCCGCCCTCCCTGGTTCTGCTCGATATTATGCTACCCGGTAAAGATGGCCTGACTCTTTGCCGCGAGCTGCGCGAATTCTGGACAGGGCCAGTTATTTTGCTCACCTCGCTCAATAGCGATATGAATCAGATTCTGGGCTTTGAAATTGGCGCTACTGATTATGTGGTAAAAACCACCCCTCCCTCGGTGCTGCTTGCCCGAATCCGGGCCCATCTGCGCAAAACGGCAGGCGGAACACCAATCGTATCGAATACCGCACCTGCCCCGGATCGCTCCACACTCAATTTTGGCCAGCTTTTAGTCGATTTGCGTAACCGTACGGCCAGTTATCGTGGTGAGGCGCTGGGCTTATCAACCGGTGATTTTGATTTACTCTGGGCTTTGGCCAGCCAGGCAGGTGATATTTTGTCGCGCGATCACTTGTTAAAGGTACTACGCGGGATTGAATATGACGGGATGGACAGAAGTATTGATGTAGCTATTTCCCGTTTACGCAAAAAACTGGATGACGATCCTAACGAGCCTCGCAAAATTAAAACAATTCGTCACAAAGGCTATTTATTTGCCACCGATATCTGGTGGCAGGAATAA
- a CDS encoding NAD(P)/FAD-dependent oxidoreductase, whose protein sequence is MTTPHTQVAIIGAGFTGLAAAYELSQAGISVVVLEAEADIGGLAAAFDIGEQSEKLDRFYHHWFTNDLEVIQLIKELNLCDKVKINPSNTGMYFANQFFKLSTPWDLLRFKPLAFPDRIHLGLLALKARKVENWQELENKTAAEWLQELGGENVYKIVWEPLLRGKFGAVADQVSAVWFWNKLKLRGSSRGKGGEERLAYFKGGFVALVEALAAKVKQLGGKIQTGSPVISIAPANGGWLIKTASGDIQADRVISTPALPLLANMIENWASPEYLTKLRRINYLANVCLVLELDHSLSDTYWLNVNDPSFPFVGVIEHTNFQSTKDYDGKHIVYLSKYLPHTDKLYLMSDDELLAFALPHLKRMFPKFKEAWIKKHHVWHARWAQPVVEKHYSQLIPACESPKRGLFLASMAQIYPEDRGTNYAIREGRRMGRHLSDLIQP, encoded by the coding sequence ATGACGACCCCGCATACCCAAGTCGCCATCATCGGCGCAGGCTTTACCGGCCTCGCTGCTGCTTATGAATTAAGCCAGGCAGGCATCAGTGTTGTTGTTTTGGAAGCAGAAGCAGATATTGGCGGGCTGGCAGCCGCATTTGATATTGGCGAGCAATCGGAAAAGCTGGATCGCTTTTATCATCACTGGTTTACCAATGATCTGGAAGTTATACAGCTAATTAAAGAGCTTAACCTTTGCGACAAAGTAAAAATAAACCCTAGCAATACCGGTATGTATTTTGCCAACCAGTTTTTCAAGCTTTCCACCCCCTGGGATTTACTTAGATTTAAACCACTCGCATTCCCGGACCGAATTCATCTGGGACTACTCGCCTTAAAAGCCCGCAAAGTCGAAAACTGGCAGGAGCTGGAAAACAAAACTGCTGCTGAATGGTTACAGGAGTTAGGCGGAGAAAACGTTTATAAAATCGTTTGGGAACCATTATTACGCGGAAAATTTGGAGCAGTAGCCGATCAGGTTTCAGCGGTCTGGTTCTGGAACAAACTCAAACTGCGCGGCAGCAGCCGGGGTAAAGGCGGAGAAGAGCGGCTGGCTTACTTTAAAGGTGGATTTGTTGCTCTGGTTGAGGCACTTGCAGCCAAAGTTAAACAGCTTGGCGGCAAAATTCAAACCGGCAGCCCTGTTATCTCTATTGCACCGGCTAACGGCGGCTGGCTGATTAAAACAGCAAGCGGGGATATTCAGGCCGACAGAGTGATCTCTACGCCAGCCCTGCCACTATTAGCCAATATGATCGAAAACTGGGCAAGCCCGGAATATTTGACCAAGCTACGCCGCATTAACTACCTGGCCAATGTTTGTCTTGTGCTGGAGCTGGATCATTCCTTATCTGACACCTATTGGCTCAATGTAAACGACCCGAGCTTTCCCTTTGTAGGCGTAATTGAGCATACCAATTTCCAGAGCACTAAAGATTACGATGGCAAACACATTGTCTATCTCTCCAAATACCTGCCACACACCGATAAGCTTTATTTAATGAGTGATGACGAGCTGCTCGCCTTTGCCCTACCCCACCTAAAACGGATGTTCCCCAAATTTAAAGAGGCATGGATTAAAAAGCACCATGTATGGCATGCACGCTGGGCGCAGCCTGTAGTTGAAAAACACTACAGCCAGCTGATCCCGGCTTGCGAAAGCCCTAAACGCGGGCTGTTTTTAGCTTCAATGGCACAAATTTACCCGGAAGACCGGGGCACCAATTACGCGATTCGTGAAGGCCGCAGAATGGGACGACATTTAAGTGACTTAATCCAGCCCTGA
- a CDS encoding YfhL family 4Fe-4S dicluster ferredoxin: MALIITDECINCDVCEPECPNSAISQGDEIYVIDPNLCTECVGHYDEPQCQQVCPVDCIPLDPEHQETKEELHKKYLIISA; the protein is encoded by the coding sequence ATGGCCCTAATCATTACCGATGAATGTATTAATTGCGACGTTTGCGAGCCGGAATGCCCGAACAGCGCCATCAGCCAAGGCGATGAAATTTATGTCATCGACCCCAACCTCTGTACCGAATGCGTCGGCCACTACGATGAGCCGCAGTGCCAGCAGGTATGCCCTGTAGACTGTATACCACTGGACCCTGAACACCAGGAAACCAAGGAAGAGTTACACAAAAAGTACCTGATTATCAGCGCATAA
- a CDS encoding IS110 family transposase, translating to MFYLGMDVAKAKLDCYLLTQLDPLKGKAKVVTNTAKGLADLLAWLTKNHIPHDQLHVTMEATGVYHELAATLLHDAGVCVSIANPAQVKHFGQGLAVRTKTDGVDSQVLARYCAMINPAAWLPPPPEARILKGFLARREAILQDLLREQNRQEKAQSTVTPELIHQSINDSIAFLNAQLKKLQSQIDDHIDRHPGLKNDLDLLQSIPAIGPQSGTQLLAVMHMHQFNTAEQLSAYLGLVPVERQSGSSLLGRAKLSKAGPSQIRAVLYMAAIVATKYNPHVKALFERLLARGKSKMSALGACMRKLVHLSFGVLKTQKKYQAEYQNA from the coding sequence ATGTTTTATCTTGGTATGGATGTGGCTAAAGCTAAACTCGATTGTTATTTGCTAACCCAGCTTGACCCGCTCAAAGGCAAAGCCAAAGTCGTTACCAATACCGCCAAAGGTCTCGCCGATTTACTGGCCTGGCTGACTAAAAATCACATCCCTCATGATCAGTTGCACGTCACCATGGAAGCCACTGGCGTGTATCACGAATTAGCCGCTACGCTGCTACATGATGCTGGCGTGTGCGTCTCGATTGCCAATCCCGCACAGGTCAAACATTTTGGCCAAGGCCTCGCTGTTCGCACCAAAACCGATGGCGTTGATAGCCAAGTGCTGGCACGTTACTGCGCCATGATTAACCCTGCCGCGTGGCTGCCTCCGCCGCCCGAAGCCCGCATTTTGAAAGGGTTTCTTGCCCGCCGCGAAGCGATTCTGCAAGACTTGCTGCGCGAACAAAATCGCCAAGAAAAAGCACAGTCGACTGTTACACCAGAGCTGATTCATCAGTCGATTAACGACAGCATCGCCTTTCTAAACGCGCAACTCAAAAAGCTGCAAAGCCAAATCGACGATCACATCGACCGCCATCCAGGACTGAAAAATGACCTGGATTTACTACAAAGCATCCCTGCAATTGGACCGCAAAGTGGGACACAATTGTTGGCTGTGATGCACATGCATCAGTTCAATACAGCCGAACAACTATCGGCCTATTTGGGCTTGGTGCCGGTCGAGCGACAATCAGGTTCGTCACTATTAGGTCGCGCTAAACTGTCCAAAGCTGGCCCTTCGCAAATACGTGCAGTACTTTATATGGCCGCTATTGTTGCCACAAAATACAACCCCCACGTCAAAGCCTTATTTGAACGTTTGCTTGCCCGAGGCAAGAGCAAAATGTCTGCCTTGGGCGCTTGCATGCGCAAACTGGTACACCTGAGCTTCGGCGTGCTGAAAACACAGAAAAAGTATCAAGCTGAGTATCAAAATGCTTGA
- a CDS encoding ATP-binding protein: protein MRQLFLRFYLTVVVCFLASSLVIDEIYTNVLESSNEHYLSDIFQTTISVIESTLGDLPPSIWHDEVKRLKNKLPLPVEIETLNTYTLSPSNQQSLVNGDIIFLQNQDVYLHRIPGTGLMVVLGPVPYLQRLDSFAWADLVALLLMCAALALPTWLWLRPLWRDLQHMANKSRQLGEGDFTTRVTLNESSTLNSLGVTFNRMAHDVEELTASRKALIDAVSHDLRTPLARLRYRLEAIKGGAESGQQIVAIERDLGQIDELIEEWLTMSTLDKPQLKLETQPIEILPWLKRQISEFSSQNKMTPELINLLPGKTPFLEADNHYLTRALANLMSNAKRYGGTSIVLTIEWVNGLAKLHVDDNGQGIPESERQRLLQPFERLEVSRNRQTGGFGLGLAIVSMIMRGHNGATVISDSPSGGARVTLCWPSPLRNTP, encoded by the coding sequence ATGCGCCAACTCTTTTTACGTTTTTATCTCACGGTGGTGGTTTGCTTTTTAGCCTCGTCCCTCGTTATTGATGAGATTTACACCAATGTGCTCGAAAGCAGTAATGAGCACTATCTCTCCGATATTTTCCAAACAACAATCAGCGTGATTGAATCCACCCTCGGAGATTTACCCCCGTCCATCTGGCATGATGAAGTAAAACGCCTCAAAAACAAGCTACCGCTGCCCGTAGAAATTGAAACACTCAACACCTACACGCTCAGCCCCAGTAATCAACAATCACTGGTAAATGGCGATATTATTTTTTTACAGAACCAGGATGTCTATCTGCACCGCATTCCCGGTACTGGCCTGATGGTTGTTCTCGGTCCTGTGCCCTATTTACAACGCCTGGATAGCTTTGCCTGGGCCGATCTAGTCGCCCTGCTTCTGATGTGCGCCGCCCTCGCCTTACCAACATGGCTATGGCTACGTCCACTCTGGCGCGATCTGCAGCACATGGCCAACAAAAGCCGTCAACTGGGAGAAGGTGACTTCACCACCCGTGTCACCTTAAATGAAAGCTCCACACTTAATTCGCTGGGAGTCACCTTTAACCGGATGGCTCACGATGTGGAAGAACTCACCGCTAGCCGTAAAGCCCTGATTGATGCGGTATCGCATGATTTACGCACTCCGCTGGCAAGACTGCGCTACCGGCTGGAAGCCATCAAAGGCGGGGCAGAAAGTGGCCAGCAAATCGTAGCGATCGAACGTGATTTAGGGCAGATCGACGAATTGATTGAAGAGTGGCTGACCATGTCGACACTGGATAAACCCCAGCTCAAGCTTGAAACCCAGCCCATTGAAATTCTGCCATGGCTTAAGCGCCAGATCAGTGAATTCAGCAGCCAGAACAAGATGACGCCCGAGCTGATTAATCTGTTACCCGGGAAAACACCTTTTCTAGAAGCAGATAATCACTACCTCACCCGGGCACTTGCTAATTTAATGAGCAATGCAAAGCGCTACGGCGGAACAAGCATCGTACTCACCATCGAATGGGTTAATGGTTTAGCCAAACTACATGTAGATGACAATGGTCAGGGAATCCCGGAATCCGAGCGGCAACGCCTCCTGCAGCCGTTCGAGCGGCTGGAAGTCAGCCGCAACCGCCAGACTGGCGGTTTTGGTCTGGGGCTAGCCATTGTGTCCATGATTATGCGTGGACATAACGGTGCCACCGTCATTAGCGACTCACCTTCTGGTGGGGCACGAGTCACACTATGCTGGCCATCTCCGCTCAGAAACACACCGTAA
- a CDS encoding lysylphosphatidylglycerol synthase transmembrane domain-containing protein has translation MKRHIRTVIGLIIAIILTGLIFRKTDGTQLIAAIKSSNPLWLLAGLIIFSLGLIGRAARWSSMLRTSSPNATPRACLQPFLSSLALNNVLPFRAGDLARVFVFNKTLGTGPGQILASLFVERLLDLASLLLFLALGLWAFDIHNLPTLGKVGASGTALIALLIFVLLAFPRWLQICIDGGLRLIHRLTPNRGHHLADEAADAIKLLSALGGKRILPLITISLIVWGLEGITLWCVAQSMPGLINSAGAWFALPLATLATLIPSTPGYVGTFDYFAILAMTLTQNDTVPATAFALIAHLLIWLPPTLAGGIWLLITRNKT, from the coding sequence ATGAAACGCCATATCCGTACCGTGATTGGACTCATCATTGCCATTATTTTGACTGGGCTGATTTTTCGGAAAACTGATGGCACCCAGCTTATCGCAGCCATAAAAAGCAGCAATCCGCTGTGGCTGCTTGCCGGATTAATCATTTTTTCGCTCGGGCTTATCGGCCGGGCAGCACGCTGGAGCAGCATGCTGCGTACCAGCAGCCCGAACGCCACACCGCGCGCCTGCTTACAACCCTTTTTAAGCAGCCTTGCACTCAACAATGTTTTACCTTTTCGAGCGGGTGATCTGGCCCGCGTTTTTGTATTTAACAAGACGCTCGGTACCGGCCCGGGCCAGATACTCGCTTCCTTATTTGTAGAAAGACTGCTCGATCTGGCCAGCCTGCTCTTATTTCTGGCACTCGGCCTGTGGGCCTTTGATATCCATAACCTGCCAACTTTGGGCAAAGTAGGCGCAAGTGGTACCGCGCTCATCGCCCTGCTGATTTTTGTGTTACTGGCTTTCCCCCGCTGGCTACAAATCTGTATTGATGGCGGCCTGCGGCTCATCCACAGGCTAACGCCCAATAGAGGACATCATCTGGCTGACGAAGCGGCAGACGCCATCAAACTGCTATCTGCCCTTGGCGGGAAACGCATTTTGCCGCTAATTACCATCAGCCTGATTGTATGGGGGTTAGAGGGAATCACTTTGTGGTGCGTCGCGCAAAGCATGCCGGGGCTAATCAATAGTGCGGGCGCATGGTTTGCCCTGCCGCTGGCCACACTGGCCACATTAATCCCAAGCACCCCCGGCTATGTGGGCACGTTTGATTACTTTGCCATCCTTGCCATGACACTAACGCAAAACGATACCGTACCTGCTACAGCTTTTGCCCTTATTGCCCACTTACTGATCTGGCTGCCCCCGACCTTAGCGGGTGGTATCTGGCTACTGATCACACGGAACAAAACATGA
- a CDS encoding glycosyltransferase family 2 protein, which yields MLLSIIVPCYNEEAVIAETLKRLSTFSEEVNDLDIEFIFIDDGSKDATRSILKQHAAYDHRIRLIGFSRNFGHQIAVTAGIDAARGDAVVLIDADLQDPPEAIHGMLEKWQEGYDVVYGTRTDRPGETAFKRTTAKKFYRLLNRLSDVAIPLDTGDFRLMSRAVVNTLKAMPERDRFVRGMVSWAGFKQVALPYQRSKRFAGKSKYSLPKMIRFASDGIMSFSAKPLQLAMAMGMGASLLALIGIFYALFLRIFTNIWVEGWTALMIAVLFLGGVQLICIGILGEYIGRIYKESKQRPLYVVQEYCGFSEEIAFSRSPIVDRK from the coding sequence ATGCTACTGTCAATTATCGTGCCCTGTTATAACGAGGAAGCAGTCATTGCTGAAACGCTCAAGCGGCTTAGCACCTTCAGCGAAGAAGTAAATGATCTGGATATAGAGTTTATTTTTATCGATGATGGCAGCAAAGACGCCACACGCAGTATCTTAAAACAGCACGCCGCCTACGATCATCGTATTCGCCTGATTGGTTTTTCACGTAATTTTGGCCACCAGATTGCAGTCACCGCAGGTATTGACGCTGCACGCGGTGATGCCGTTGTGCTAATTGATGCCGATCTACAAGACCCGCCCGAAGCCATCCACGGCATGCTGGAAAAATGGCAGGAAGGCTACGATGTGGTTTACGGCACCCGCACCGACAGACCCGGCGAAACAGCATTTAAACGCACCACGGCCAAAAAATTCTACCGGCTGCTAAATCGCCTCTCGGATGTTGCTATCCCGCTGGACACCGGTGATTTCAGGCTAATGAGCCGTGCCGTGGTTAACACACTCAAAGCCATGCCCGAGCGAGATCGTTTCGTGCGCGGCATGGTCAGCTGGGCAGGCTTTAAACAGGTTGCACTACCTTATCAGCGCTCCAAACGCTTTGCAGGCAAAAGTAAATATTCGCTGCCCAAAATGATTCGTTTTGCCAGCGATGGCATTATGTCTTTCTCTGCCAAACCTTTACAGCTGGCCATGGCAATGGGAATGGGAGCATCACTGCTGGCGCTGATTGGTATTTTTTATGCGCTCTTTTTGCGCATCTTCACCAATATCTGGGTAGAAGGCTGGACAGCCTTAATGATCGCCGTGTTGTTTCTGGGCGGGGTTCAACTGATTTGCATCGGCATTTTAGGCGAGTACATTGGGCGTATTTATAAAGAATCAAAACAAAGGCCACTCTATGTTGTGCAAGAGTATTGTGGCTTTAGTGAAGAAATCGCTTTTTCACGCAGCCCCATCGTTGATAGAAAATAA
- a CDS encoding LysR family transcriptional regulator — protein sequence MALLNDMALFVEVVRAMSFRRAADAIGVSNSTLSRRVSTLEKSIGLRLLRRTTRKLELTEAGQIYYEHCKRIVDEAKLAHEQLGDLLAQPSGVLRASLPVDFAATYLAPLIAEFARSYPGILFDFDLTPQRADLVAEPFDVAIRMGEPQDSGLIARKLASLPTLYLVPLYLVPCGG from the coding sequence ATGGCGTTATTGAACGACATGGCGCTGTTTGTGGAAGTAGTGCGGGCCATGAGCTTTCGTCGCGCGGCAGATGCCATCGGAGTGTCGAACTCGACCCTGTCGCGGCGCGTCAGCACGCTAGAAAAATCAATAGGCCTGCGCCTGCTACGCCGTACCACCCGCAAGCTAGAGTTGACCGAGGCGGGGCAGATTTACTACGAACACTGCAAACGCATCGTGGATGAAGCCAAACTGGCCCACGAACAACTGGGCGACCTTCTGGCTCAACCCAGCGGGGTGCTGCGCGCCTCGTTACCCGTAGACTTTGCGGCCACTTACTTGGCCCCGCTGATTGCCGAATTTGCCCGCAGCTACCCTGGCATCCTTTTTGATTTCGACCTGACACCACAGCGGGCGGATTTGGTGGCCGAGCCGTTTGACGTAGCCATCCGTATGGGGGAACCCCAAGACTCAGGCTTAATTGCCCGAAAACTGGCCAGCCTCCCAACCTTGTATCTTGTTCCCTTGTATCTTGTTCCCTGTGGTGGTTAG